A portion of the Stigmatella aurantiaca DW4/3-1 genome contains these proteins:
- a CDS encoding OmpA family protein: protein MKRYFPFALLLVLSACVSGSKIRADSEVIQADVERARRSGAQRCAPRELATAEANLDFARGELSQGSSFRASEHIRLADTSIKKALALSKDCAPKQVVVREKPDQPQPQQPQDPPSQQVVVRIEETDSDGDGILDKDDPCPDQAEDKDGFEDMDGCPEPDNDKDGVLDAADKCPLLPGPADNAGCPEETPKDRDGDGIPDKQDKCPDQAEDRDGFQDEDGCPELDNDSDGIVDSADKCPNELGPLQNLGCPIVDKDGDGINDPQDKCPDEPEDKDGFQDEDGCPDLDNDADGVPDGQDKCPLEAGPAENGGCPDSDKDRDGIVDRLDACPEEPGVPEEKGCAKKYKMVVVKKDRIEIKKQINFGTGSAKIVGAQSLAILKDIALVLVDMPIIKKVRIEGHTDSQGADASNLRLSQKRADAVMAQLIKLGIDPGRLEAVGYGETKPIASNATKAGRAENRRTEFNIVEQ, encoded by the coding sequence ATGAAGCGTTACTTCCCTTTCGCGCTGCTCCTCGTCCTCTCCGCATGCGTCAGCGGCTCGAAGATCCGCGCTGACTCCGAGGTCATCCAGGCGGATGTCGAGCGCGCCCGCCGCAGCGGCGCCCAGCGCTGCGCCCCGCGCGAGCTGGCCACCGCCGAGGCGAACCTGGACTTCGCCCGAGGCGAGCTCAGCCAGGGCAGCAGCTTCCGCGCCTCCGAGCACATCCGCCTCGCCGACACCTCCATCAAGAAGGCGCTGGCGCTCTCCAAGGACTGCGCCCCCAAGCAGGTGGTGGTGCGGGAAAAGCCCGATCAGCCTCAGCCGCAGCAGCCCCAGGACCCGCCATCCCAGCAGGTCGTGGTGCGCATCGAGGAGACGGACAGCGACGGGGACGGCATCCTCGACAAGGACGACCCCTGCCCGGACCAAGCCGAGGACAAGGACGGCTTCGAGGACATGGACGGCTGCCCCGAGCCGGACAACGACAAGGACGGCGTCCTCGACGCGGCGGACAAGTGCCCCCTCCTCCCGGGCCCCGCGGACAACGCGGGCTGCCCCGAGGAGACGCCGAAGGACCGGGACGGCGACGGCATCCCCGACAAGCAGGACAAGTGCCCCGACCAGGCCGAGGACCGGGACGGTTTCCAGGACGAGGACGGCTGCCCCGAGCTGGACAACGACAGCGACGGCATCGTCGACAGCGCGGACAAGTGCCCGAACGAGCTGGGCCCCCTTCAGAACCTGGGCTGCCCCATCGTCGACAAGGACGGGGACGGCATCAATGATCCGCAGGACAAGTGCCCGGACGAGCCGGAGGACAAGGACGGCTTCCAGGACGAGGACGGCTGCCCGGACCTGGACAACGACGCGGACGGAGTGCCGGACGGCCAGGACAAGTGCCCGCTCGAGGCGGGGCCGGCGGAGAACGGCGGCTGCCCGGACTCGGACAAGGACCGGGACGGCATCGTGGACCGGCTGGACGCCTGCCCCGAGGAGCCTGGGGTCCCCGAGGAGAAGGGGTGCGCCAAGAAGTACAAGATGGTGGTCGTCAAGAAGGACCGGATCGAGATCAAGAAGCAGATCAACTTCGGCACCGGTTCGGCGAAGATCGTCGGCGCCCAGAGCCTGGCCATCCTCAAGGATATCGCCCTGGTGCTGGTCGACATGCCCATCATCAAGAAGGTGCGCATCGAGGGCCACACGGACTCGCAGGGCGCCGATGCCTCCAACCTGCGCCTGTCGCAGAAGCGGGCGGACGCGGTGATGGCGCAGCTCATCAAGCTGGGCATCGATCCGGGCCGGTTGGAAGCCGTGGGCTACGGCGAGACGAAGCCCATTGCCTCGAACGCGACGAAGGCGGGCCGCGCGGAGAACCGCCGGACCGAGTTCAACATCGTCGAGCAGTAG
- a CDS encoding DUF4398 domain-containing protein: MKQLTVLVAVAGALAGCGPVRTTANLLDAEVQIQAARTAGAEKEAPYEWTLANLYLYKAREEVGYSDYQAGVDFAVKASKYANEAREKAMSVGSESSPSGSRPTP; this comes from the coding sequence ATGAAGCAGCTGACGGTACTGGTGGCAGTGGCGGGCGCCCTCGCCGGGTGCGGCCCAGTGCGCACCACCGCCAATCTCCTGGATGCCGAAGTCCAGATCCAGGCGGCCCGCACCGCGGGGGCCGAGAAGGAAGCCCCCTACGAGTGGACCCTCGCCAACCTCTATCTGTACAAGGCCCGCGAGGAGGTCGGCTACTCGGACTACCAGGCGGGCGTGGACTTCGCCGTGAAGGCATCCAAGTACGCCAACGAGGCCCGCGAGAAGGCCATGTCCGTGGGCTCCGAGTCTTCCCCCAGCGGTAGCCGCCCCACTCCCTAG
- a CDS encoding HEAT repeat domain-containing protein: protein MRTSLCSLGLALVLLAPLALALPPSAQKRLRNRSEVDAQLEQLVAGAPVPTTISRLRYAGEAEYAAEQIQLYLRKVVDERTRRNLTAVLAALETRGAEPLLARLASDGDSPVRMYAAQGLGKLRSRRVDVLMPLLEDKSSGVRKEAAKALGLSGNPKVGKTLVALARTEQEPEVRAELLVAVGRSGDAKQGETLKEFLSSDSESTRFAAARGLCHLGAPEGFAFANKLLGSQDRFVRRQGLELYDGVSAKKAGPSLKPLLDDPDRSLAAGSARILYQGGDPKMLEWLVLASFKAEGEEKLAYEKELEGLRLADDQRKAILRKAGAVP from the coding sequence GTGCGCACGTCCCTTTGCTCTCTTGGCCTGGCCCTGGTCCTGCTCGCCCCGCTCGCCCTGGCGCTGCCCCCGTCTGCCCAGAAGCGGCTGCGCAACCGCTCGGAGGTGGACGCCCAGCTCGAGCAGCTCGTCGCGGGCGCACCCGTGCCTACCACCATCTCCCGGCTGCGCTATGCCGGCGAGGCGGAGTACGCGGCGGAGCAGATTCAGTTGTATCTGCGCAAGGTGGTGGATGAGCGCACCCGGCGCAACCTCACCGCGGTGCTCGCGGCGCTGGAGACCCGGGGCGCGGAGCCGCTCCTGGCCCGGCTGGCCTCGGATGGGGACAGCCCGGTGCGCATGTACGCGGCCCAAGGGCTGGGCAAGCTGCGCAGCCGCCGGGTGGACGTGCTGATGCCGCTGCTGGAGGACAAGAGCAGCGGGGTTCGCAAGGAGGCCGCCAAGGCCCTGGGCCTCTCGGGCAACCCCAAGGTGGGCAAGACGTTGGTGGCCCTGGCCAGGACGGAGCAAGAGCCCGAGGTCCGCGCCGAACTGCTGGTGGCGGTGGGCCGCTCCGGCGACGCCAAGCAGGGGGAGACACTGAAGGAGTTTCTCTCCAGCGACTCGGAGAGCACCCGCTTCGCCGCGGCCCGGGGGTTGTGCCACCTGGGCGCTCCGGAGGGATTCGCTTTCGCCAACAAGCTGCTCGGCTCCCAGGACCGTTTCGTCCGCCGCCAGGGGCTGGAGCTTTACGATGGCGTCTCCGCCAAGAAGGCGGGACCCTCGCTCAAGCCCTTGCTGGATGATCCAGACCGCTCCCTCGCGGCGGGCTCGGCCCGTATCCTCTATCAGGGGGGAGATCCGAAGATGTTGGAATGGCTCGTGCTCGCCTCCTTCAAGGCCGAAGGGGAGGAGAAGCTGGCCTACGAGAAGGAACTGGAGGGGCTCCGCCTCGCCGATGACCAGCGCAAGGCCATCCTCCGCAAGGCAGGTGCGGTGCCATGA